TCatagtttttaaaataataagaaaacaATAGCAGTGACAACAACgataatttaaatacataaattaaaccTTTTAAAAGAAGGAATTGAAGGTCAAGTATACATTTCTGAAATGGAAACTGACTTCTAGGTCTAGAACATTGTTAAATCAAAAGAAATATTAAGCAATTTTCTCTGAAGGTACAGCCAAATACACATTCATTGATAACAAATTAGAACAGAGTTCCCACTTAGGATTTAGGAAACAAACTCAGTTACTGATAACACTTATAATAAATAGGCCTTGTTGTTCGGAGAATATATCATAATCCcttctgaattttttttgaagTCACCCCCATGATGAAACATGATGTCCAACTTCTCCTCCATctgcaagaaatttaaaatgttTACAATATACAGGGAGAATTTGAAAGCCTACTCATGcattaaaaaggaaaaataatctCCACAAGAAAACATATTTTTTCAAACCTCCATACATCTCCCTGTTTCATCCCTGTTTCATTCGGGTATTACAGCAACCCCACAAACCCCAACTAAGATTCAAACCCTAGACACTACAATGACACCAAAACTCCAGAACCTCAACTACACTGACCAATGCTATCATCAACCAACACTGTATTCAAAATGCagagtaaaaaaaaatgaaggtTACCTTGAGTCCGATCACAACGTCAGAACCTCGTGTTTGTGGTGAAGGAAGGGAAGGGAAGAGCGATAACAACTTCTGATCAGATGAATTATTCTCTCAAATTTTCGTAAACCCAGCAAATACAACCCTAACGCTACGCCATTGATGGGGAGATGAAGAAGAAGTCAGAgggtggaagaagaagagacgAAGTGTTTGTGTTGGGGGAGAAAACTGTTTTTCATACTAAGTAACAACTATACGGCGTCGTTTTTGGCTTTCAAGGACACCAAATCCAAAACGATGTCGTTTTGGACACGTCCCACGTGGCAATCCGAGGCCACGTCAGCACTCTGGTGATGAGTCATCACCTGAAATATGGCCAGGGACTAGTTTGAGTGCTCGAAACTCTATCTGGAGGACTACAATAGAAAAATCGGGATCTTAGGGATTACTATGGGTAATTGCGTGAATCTCAGGGACTACTATAGGTATTTACTCTCACCACATAAGAAGTGAAAAAAAACAAATCTTATCAACTTATGGTCTATTTGATCCTAAGTGATGCTTTGGATAAATAAACACTAACGATTCTAACtaataagaaaagatttgaCACAACCAAAGCCTAAGACTAAATTGTGAATTCAGTAGAATTTCTTTTACAAAGTGTTTGGAAACTCtcttaattcaatttttttttatccaaaACCAATTTCCATTCAaataaatctaatttaaaaatttattttactgacatgttatttaaataataaaatatataaaatattattataatctaattatttttttttttatttttttcactcACTTTTTCTCACACAGTACTCTTTCTAAGTCTCTATACCTCCCAAGTCCCACCTCTCCTTCTTCACCTTCTCTTCGATGCCGCGATGCTGCGGCTGTCAACCTGGCTtctcttttttaaataaattcaaccctttttaaatatgAGTTCTATTTATTTGCAATTTtaacaattataaaattataattatatcaccACCAAACTATTATGGtaactgcttcttcttcaaatgtCTAGTAAGTAGTAATTACTTTTGTCAAACGTATACGATCAAGTCACTATGTTTGAGTGATCTTTCACGACCGTCCACGTAAATCAAGACTTAAAACCAAAATTTATAGCCAACATAATTGTTGACAATCTTCATAAGTTTTCAATCTTGATTTATGGTCGAATCAACTAAGCATGTTCATGATTCAGCCTTTTTCTTATCTTCTGTTGAAAAATACTTCCATTCTAATAATTTGAAATTCAACAAAATTGTTTGTGTTtatactttttatatatatataatggaaTATGAGAGTTATTTGgtgtctaatttatttttttaatattttttattttataatttataaaataaaatattttattatttattggataatttcaattttagtattatattttgtaaaatattaGATTAATAGACCCGTCAATGCTTGTTAATACACTAGTTGAAGAAAATGAGAGgtaaacaaattttaattaaagaaaattttaataaaaaatataacctttttaattatttcatataatttaatgaataagtatatttattatttaaatacaatcttatgttaataaaaaattatctactataaaatttaaattcatttgataaatattttaaacaataaaatttaattttgtaattttattaatttattttaaatattaaaatttaatttaattttgattgaaattctatttctaatggaatttaattcaatttcataaaattaaaagtttttaaTCAGACTTGTTCGAGTTAGCAATTGACTTGACATAATGTATTAGAATGGAACCTTAAACAtggtaaaaagaaaaaaaactagTGTTTTGGGAGCTCATTAATTTAAATATGGAAAACATTATGGTGTAAACCCTGAAAATGGAACAACTGTGTGTATAACACAAAGATGGACGTGTCAGATGGAGGCACAACACGCAGGGGGCGTGTTGCATGAACCACGTGGGGGGCGTGGAGGCTACGTGGGTTGATCTGGTTGGGCCAACATAGCAGCACGCAGGGGGCGTGCTTAGTCAGCACGCAAGGGGCGTGCTGACGTGGCGATCACTGGTTGGCACAGAAGGGGAAGCACGCAGGGGGCGTGCTAAGTCAGCACGCGGGGGGCGTGCTGACGTGGCGATCAATGGTTGGCGGAGTAGAGGAAGCACGTGGGGGGGCGTGCTGACGTAGCGAACATGCATTGGTCCAAGTATGCAACACGTGGGGAGCGTGCTGAGTCAGCACGTGGGGCACGTGTTAAGTTCACCTCTCTGTATAAGGCAGAGCTCGGTGGTAGTTTGCAAAGTGAAGAAGATTTGAGTGTGTTTTGAGTGTTCTTTGAGGATATTGTTAGTGTAATGGAGGGAACCGCAAATTTGGTGGTGTATCACAACGGTGAGATAATACATAATACTCATGAGGGAGTGAGGTTTGTGTCCCAGAATCCGTTTTCGTTTGTGGTTCCATGCACGATGACGTTAATGGAGCTGCAGAACGGCCTCTGTCAAAGCATGGAAAATGGTACATTAATGAGAGTGAGCATAATTCTGTATCGAAATCCGATTGTAGTTTTTGGTGGTCTAATACAGTTTGATGTCCTGCCGATTACTGATGAAGCGAGTATGCAGAATATGTTTCAAATTCATCGGCAGACTCAGATGCGACACCCACAGATTGAGTTGTACGTTGAGTTTGAAACTGTGGAGGTTCAAAACGATATAGACATACATGACGATAGAGCTGCAGTGTACGAAGGAATGAATAGTGACAGCAAAGAGGACTTCGAAGCCACTTATGAGGCCGGTGACGAAGATGAGGATGGTGATGTGGGAGTTGAAGCAGCAACAGAGAATGTAGTGGTTCATCCGTCTAGCAGTCAACCGATGGACGTTCCACCTTTTATGCGTGAGTTGGATCTCGAGGCCATGCATGCCCCCGAGTTTCTGGAATATGCAAATATAGGTACGTGTTGACTAAATAAtaagtttttgttagtttaaaCATTGGCTTTAGCAATAAATGATGATTTTGACTTTCGTAGGCGTTGCTGATCTTGTGGACGGAGAGTTCCGGATTGGAATGGAATACAGTAGTAGAAAGTCGGTCGTCGCAGCAATTAGAAATTTCACTATATCTAAAGGAGTTGACTATGAGGTGTATGAGTCTGAGCCACAGACGTTCTATGCAAAATGCAAGATGTACGGGCGTGGATGTGACTGGCTTATCCGAGCCAGCTTGATACGGAAAAAAGAATGTTGGGAGATACGTAGATACAACGGTAGGCACACGTGCACGATCGGAACGATTTCACAAGATCATTCCAAGTTGGACTCAGATACAGTTGCTGAGGCTATAAGGCCATTGGTCGAGACGGACCCGACCATTAAGGTGAAATATATAATTGCAGAAGTCCAGTCGAGGTTCAACTATACCATCAGTTACCGAAAGGCTTGGTTGGCAAAGCAGAAGTCAATAGCCAACATTTTTGGTGGTTGGGAGGATTCTTACcaagccttgccatggtggctCTCGATCATGGTGCAGAAGATGCCTGGTTCAGTTGTCCAAATAGAAACACGACCATTGTACAACGGGAATGAGGAGGCACAAGGTGTAAAAATAATGCATCGTGTATTTTGGAGTTTCAATCCATGCATTAGGGCATTCAGGCATTGCAAGCCCCTGGTTCAGGTTGACGGCACACACCTATACGGAAAATACAAAGGTACACTTCTAGTCGCTGTAGCACAAGATGGGAACCAGAACATTGTGCCTATCACCTTTGCCTTGGTGGAAGGGGAGACAGCTGATGCGTGGCACTTCTTTCTCAGGAATCTGCGAACGTATGTTGTTAGAAAAGATGGGGTGGGTATGATCTCAGACTGGCATGAGTCAATACGGGCAGCAGTTAATCGTTCCGGTGGTGACTGGCAACCTCCAAGAGCATGGTGGATGTTTTGTATAAGACACATCGATAGTAACTTCCTAAGGGCATTCAAAGTTCCTCACTTGCAGAAGCTTGTTGTCAACATAGGGTATTCAAGAACGGTGGAGGAGTACAATATCAATTATAAGAGGTTGGAAGAGCGAGGCGAGGCATATGCCAGGTGGTGCGATGCCATCGGACTCAGACATTGGGTATTGGCATTCGACGAGGGACATCAATGGGGCCATATGACAACGAACCTTGTGGAGTGCATTAACTCAGTGTTGAAGGGTGCCCGTAATCTACCTGTGTTGGCGCTGGTCCGAGCAACATATTATAGGTTAAATGAACTCATTACGCGGAAAAGTGTCGAGACTCATGAACGCAAGCGTGCTGGATATACGTACTCCGCATTTGCGCAACAGCGGATAGAAGCAAGTATGCAACATGCTGGGAATATAGTTGTGCACCGCTTTGATAGACGAAATAAAGTGTTTGAGGTGCGCGAAATGACTACTGGAAAGGTGTTAGTTGTTGATCTTGCACGACGGACGTGTGGCTGTGGACACTTTCAGATTGAACGAATACCATGTCGCCATGTTATTGCTTGCTGTGCTAACCAGCGTTTTGATTGGCAGTTGTATGTGCATGATGTGCACAAGATGACGGAAGTTCGTAAGATTTATAGATTTGAGTTCACACCATTAGGAGATCCCGAGACATGGCCTGCTTATGAGGGACCGACATTGGTTGCTAATCCCGCCCTGAGGCGAACGTCTAAAGGCAGGCCCAAGCTGACCCGATACTTGAATGAAATGGACTCACGTGACATGCATGGTCCTCGGATATGCCGTCTATGTGGTGCTCAGGGTCATAGTCGGAGTAGGTATCCGCAGCGTGCTGGACCGAGTGGTACTGGTTCATAGTTTAATATGGTCATGTTTGTACTTTTTAATTTACCATCATTTTGCCAGTTAATGCTTTTGAAATCAGACATGTCTGTATTTTTCATATGAAGTCTATCTattgataatttaatttctGCTTAATATTCTCTTTAACTGATTTCCTTAAGTTAATATACAAAAAAGAACTACGGGTTACATAAGTTAACAAACCAAACATTAAACACGAGTTACCTTAACTTAATTCTGAAAATAAAATCTAGATAATCTAAATCGAAGCTCACTTCTTTCCAGCTAAGTAGTCCAGTCCCTTACCCATAATGCCCAGACCGAACTTTGATGGAGTATACCTATCAGGTGGATTTCACTCCATTCGTAGGTCATATGGGTGACCTTAAACTGCGTCATCCACCCCCGGAGCTCCCGTACCACCTGCCTCTGTAGGAGCGGCCGACCCAGCTGCATATGTCGGAGCGGCCGACCCGCCTACCTCTGCTGGAGCGGATGATCCGGGGTTGAACGTGTCAAGAACTGCATATGCCCGCTGACGATGGATAAAACCACTATCACATGACGTACTCCCTGACGTGTGGTCGGTAGTACGACCCAGCAAACCATGAGCCATATCTACTGATGCCCTATGTGGGTCAGCTGACACCGACAGTGAAGGGATACCACTAAATTCTGACTAGCCACCCAAACTAACGTTGGTCCAATGCTGTAGTTGCTTATCTCCGTGTCCGccgctggagaagtcaaaccaatcTGTACCGGACGGAATGGTAAGTATCGGATCATCATGCTGGCCGGATTGACCGTGGTCACTGTGCTGAGAATGGTGGCTGCTCTGAGCGTGGTGGCTGTGCTGAGAGTGATGAGAATGGTGGTTACTCTGAGCGTGGTGGCTGCCCTGAGTGTGATGGCTACCATGACTGTAGGCCAATGGCTGTGGTATATAGTAAGGAATCGGCTCAAACACTGCATGCTGTGGGGCAGGTGGCTGTGGATCATGAGGAACGTACTGCGTCAATCTCAACAGATGTCTATAGGAGCGTACGTACCAATCCCGGTACTCCACCGTCGGCAAAAAATCCCAAGTCGGAAGGGGGTGCTGATCCCGCAATCGACTGTGCCGCCTGTTGGCCCACTCCTCTGTCCATGGCCCATGCACAACTGTCCAGTCATGAAGCTGCACTCCACGTAGAACGATGCAATGCTGATCAACTGGAATATCCCTTGCTGCCCGCGGAGGAGGCTGTGCATATCCAAACTGACGCATCACTCGGTCCGCAGGGTGCCACTCGACACACTCGAACGACAACAATGGAGCAACGATGTCGCACACCTAAAGATGTGGGTGCAACTCGTCCGAAATGATCAATCCGTGGTACGGCCGCCACTCAAACTGCCACAGTATTATTGGCATATTAGAACCGTAACAATAATGGTTGGAAAAAAGGAACAGAAAATCCTTAACTATTTACCTCCTGCATGTAGTCTATATCATGCCTGAATGTCTCTACGGTCTTGGATAACCATGTTGTGGTCCGTTCCGAATGACTCCACCTGACacattattaatttaaataactCACCATAACTAAATCATGCATCATGAATATAACACACGACTAAAATAAGACTTATTACCTCCTAGCAACTGGTATCTCGGCCGGTGGAAGGGTTTGTCTCGGTACGGGAGCAAGACACGGCATTCGCTCCCATGCCCAAACAAACAACAGATTCATAGGGCTATCCATCTCCTTTGTATCATATCGTGATGCACGGCATAGTGCTCTGTAAAGTTGCGCGAGACATGCTGCCCCCCAACTATAAGTGTGGATCTGCTCGAAATCGCGAAGCAGTGGTAGATATTTTGCATGGGTATATGCGGTCGACTTGTCCGTGAATAGGGTCGACCCTAGCAAACAGAAAATATGACATCTGACGTATCTCCTGATGGACTCCTCAGTGTCCAACGGCTCTGCGTCTCTGATACGTCGAACCCAACCCAGCTTTATATAGGACTTCGCATTATGACTGACTGATGGCTGACAACCGAATATCGCTATGCCTTGACTTTGAACGAAGTCGCTACTACTATCTGTCCATCCACTGACAGGCTTTCCATCAATAGGTAGGCCGAATATATGAGCGACATCCTCTAATGTCACTGTAACCTCACCGATCGGCAATACAAAACTGTGTGTTTCAAGCCTCCACCTTTCAACCAGAGCAGCTAGCATGGGGTGAAATCCTCTTATGATTCCAATTCTAGAGACGTGGAAGAATCCCGTGGCGCGTAAGTAGTTCTCCACCATCGGATTCCACGTCTGTGGCGGATCCAGTTTACGTACTAACAAATTCCTGTTAGGCTGCATCAACAAAGATATATGTtacattaattaaataataatccttataaattaattaataaacattaacatatttatacaataacaatatttaataatatttatctattacatattatttaataatctttatttattttatcaaattatttatttttttattttttagtaacaatataatataatataatataatataatataatataatataatatttttctacgtattattatatttaatagttatttattttttcaattttttaattataatataatatactattTTAATAACAACATATTATAATAtactattttataatataatatattatttttttaataacaatataatataatatattatttttacttaCTCATACGTAACATATACTTTTTTACAcagttaaaatattttttttattgttcaactaataacaaaaattataacaaattatacatcttattattattatcaacgtttattttataaaaattattattatattcttaaaaCATTTATAAATTACACAATAATATTCaaattacaaaatatatatgcataaaaaaataaaaaaacataaaaaataaaataaactttaaatacagcaaaataaataaatttatccaCTTACATAAATAGGATGATCCAAATAGTTGACAATATGTTCTTCAGGCGCCAAATAATTACGtaccattttttttaatctttaaaactaatatattttttctttcagaCCTACAATAACACAAACACACACTGACTTCCTTTTTTTCCTTCTCTCGTATATTGGCTTCACCTCAataggaggagaagaagaaagactTCCTTGCTGCAATGAACCTCCATTCTTCATCACCgaatgcatatatatatatataaactggCGCTGGTTCTCGGGGTGGGGGGCTGTCCCCTGCATGCAGGCAGGGCTGGCAACACGCCCCCCGCGTGATGCTTTATGCAGCATCGGAACTCCGAGCAACCCTGTTGCGCGTCACGGTCTTCCATGTACCACGCCCCCTGCGTGGTGAGTCAGCTATCGTACCACGCCCCCCGCGTGGTGAGTCAGCATGCCCCCGGCGTGTTGCTGGCATGCTGCCACCTCACTCTCCCGCGCAGTCACCACGCCCCCGGCATGTTGAAGGTGAGCTCCACCCATCGGCAATTCCCCTACTTGGGCAATATCCAGCCAATACACCCACATGCAgtccataaaaaaaataatttctgtgTTTTGGGTATAACAATGTTCTTTTGTTCATATTGTACCTTCAGAAACTTCGTCATGTAGTCGTATAACAACccgtattttaaaaaaaaaaaataaatataaataaatgtatcataattaatttaaactctaatcatcataaatcaatttaattattcttaataaattagtttttaaaaataaaaaagcttcgattaataaaataaattataatatatttatatttagattttttaaaaattcattatattatgatttatatataatttttttattataacaagatatttcaagaaaaataaaattattattattattattattattattattattattattattaccttctttgattaaaataaagtttagttaatattattatttagtttAAAATCTGTCGGTATGAGTAAatattgtaaggtcccacattggttggagaggggaacgaagcatgtcttataagggtgtggatacctctctcTAGCATGAtacgttttgacgagtgagtgtggggggcttcgactatcatccctatcgtcaaaggcaaaaccgtgaggccttgtgtgccaaagcggacaatatcgtgctagcgggtggtctgggctgttacagatggtatcagagccgaAATTCGAATTGATGTGCAAGTGAGGGCGTtgggctcccttaggggggtggattgtaaggtcccacattagttggggaggggaacgaagcatgccttataagggtgtggatacttCTCCCTAGCATAATGCGTTTTAACaagtgagtgtggg
The Arachis stenosperma cultivar V10309 chromosome 7, arast.V10309.gnm1.PFL2, whole genome shotgun sequence genome window above contains:
- the LOC130939568 gene encoding uncharacterized protein LOC130939568; this translates as MEGTANLVVYHNGEIIHNTHEGVRFVSQNPFSFVVPCTMTLMELQNGLCQSMENGTLMRVSIILYRNPIVVFGGLIQFDVLPITDEASMQNMFQIHRQTQMRHPQIELYVEFETVEVQNDIDIHDDRAAVYEGMNSDSKEDFEATYEAGDEDEDGDVGVEAATENVVVHPSSSQPMDVPPFMRELDLEAMHAPEFLEYANIGVADLVDGEFRIGMEYSSRKSVVAAIRNFTISKGVDYEVYESEPQTFYAKCKMYGRGCDWLIRASLIRKKECWEIRRYNGRHTCTIGTISQDHSKLDSDTVAEAIRPLVETDPTIKVKYIIAEVQSRFNYTISYRKAWLAKQKSIANIFGGWEDSYQALPWWLSIMVQKMPGSVVQIETRPLYNGNEEAQGVKIMHRVFWSFNPCIRAFRHCKPLVQVDGTHLYGKYKGTLLVAVAQDGNQNIVPITFALVEGETADAWHFFLRNLRTYVVRKDGVGMISDWHESIRAAVNRSGGDWQPPRAWWMFCIRHIDSNFLRAFKVPHLQKLVVNIGYSRTVEEYNINYKRLEERGEAYARWCDAIGLRHWVLAFDEGHQWGHMTTNLVECINSVLKGARNLPVLALVRATYYRLNELITRKSVETHERKRAGYTYSAFAQQRIEASMQHAGNIVVHRFDRRNKVFEVREMTTGKVLVVDLARRTCGCGHFQIERIPCRHVIACCANQRFDWQLYVHDVHKMTEVRKIYRFEFTPLGDPETWPAYEGPTLVANPALRRTSKGRPKLTRYLNEMDSRDMHGPRICRLCGAQGHSRSRYPQRAGPSGTGS